The following are encoded together in the Natronincola ferrireducens genome:
- a CDS encoding M50 family metallopeptidase, with translation MRLFKLFGIVIKINYLLIPIWVFSIYYEYFHELILVMLVIVTHELAHSFVAIYYGVNVTEIELFPFGGVARAENYLDLDPFKEMVISIVGPIVNFVLLLIAIMIQSYITTQVDILLFFIFINLTIGLFNMLPILPLDGGRILRAYLSNKIGFKKATKFMIKLSKIIASSLFIISIYLGTKNTENFFLTGIAIFLYFKAHNEAEKIGYTFIYQIVTKKKQLLDKGIMDVKYLTALESIDLRKVLQEFSTSKYHFVTVINTKGKVLGNISESEILDAIIQYNYKLTLANLLEILKK, from the coding sequence ATGAGACTATTTAAATTGTTTGGGATTGTAATAAAAATAAATTATTTGCTAATACCTATTTGGGTTTTTAGCATTTATTATGAATATTTTCATGAGCTAATCCTTGTCATGTTGGTTATTGTAACCCATGAATTAGCTCATTCTTTTGTAGCTATATATTATGGCGTAAATGTTACAGAAATTGAACTATTTCCCTTTGGAGGGGTGGCTAGAGCAGAGAATTATTTGGATTTAGACCCTTTCAAAGAAATGGTTATTTCTATCGTTGGTCCCATTGTAAACTTTGTTTTATTATTAATAGCAATTATGATACAATCCTATATAACAACCCAAGTAGATATATTATTATTTTTTATCTTTATAAATCTTACTATTGGGTTATTTAATATGCTTCCAATTTTACCCCTGGATGGTGGAAGAATACTAAGGGCATATCTTAGTAACAAAATAGGGTTTAAAAAGGCAACGAAATTTATGATAAAACTTAGTAAAATAATAGCAAGTTCTCTATTTATTATCAGTATTTATCTAGGCACAAAAAACACAGAAAACTTTTTTTTAACTGGCATAGCTATTTTCTTATACTTTAAAGCCCATAATGAAGCAGAAAAAATTGGCTATACTTTTATTTATCAAATAGTCACTAAGAAAAAGCAACTGCTGGATAAGGGGATTATGGATGTTAAATACTTAACTGCCTTGGAATCTATTGATTTAAGAAAAGTTTTACAGGAATTTTCAACAAGTAAATATCACTTTGTCACAGTAATTAATACAAAAGGCAAGGTGTTAGGAAACATTTCAGAAAGTGAAATATTAGATGCCATCATTCAATATAATTACAAATTAACTTTAGCCAATCTTTTAGAAATATTAAAAAAATAA
- a CDS encoding Rne/Rng family ribonuclease — protein sequence MNEIIVDKGINETRLALLENKELVEIYIERKNNKRIVGNIYKGRVTNVLPGMQAAFVDIGLEKNSFLYVKDAIPQAYDDENEKYRNVSIRDIVKEGQEIIVQVIKEPIGSKGARVTTHITLPGRCLVLMPYTDYLGVSRRITEEEERDRLRKEVEEIKPQNMGVIVRTVAAGKSKDTFQDDIKFLLKLWQKIEKEKKLGFAPRMIYTDFDLVDRTIRDIFNKDIDQFVVNDEEEYRNALDLIDLISPSLKNRIKLYKDDMEIFQTYNIETQLKNGIARKIWLKSGGYIVIDSTEALTVIDVNTGKYVGTTDLENTVYNTNIEAAKEIGKQLRLRDIGGIIIVDFIDMTNQDYIQQVLDVLQQALNKDRTKTKVLGITSLGLVEITRKKVRQKLESLLQKKCPYCEGTGRVFNEDVLLYKIEKEVKRIHIHTNAEAIIFQVSPEAFDQISNSSFVIKEIEEMHSIKVWVIPNKEVHHNDLNVKAIGRLEVIEKMAGEMQV from the coding sequence ATGAATGAAATAATTGTAGACAAGGGTATTAATGAGACTCGCCTAGCACTTTTAGAAAATAAAGAGCTAGTTGAAATATATATAGAGAGAAAAAATAATAAGAGGATAGTAGGTAACATTTATAAAGGAAGGGTAACCAATGTTTTGCCTGGTATGCAGGCTGCTTTTGTAGATATTGGTCTAGAAAAAAATAGTTTTCTCTATGTTAAGGATGCTATACCACAGGCATATGACGATGAAAATGAAAAATATAGAAATGTATCTATTAGAGATATTGTCAAGGAAGGGCAGGAAATTATTGTACAAGTTATTAAAGAACCTATCGGCTCAAAAGGTGCTAGGGTGACTACCCATATAACCTTGCCAGGAAGATGTTTAGTCTTAATGCCCTATACCGATTATCTTGGGGTTTCTAGAAGAATTACTGAAGAAGAAGAACGGGATAGATTAAGGAAAGAGGTTGAAGAAATAAAACCACAAAATATGGGTGTTATTGTTAGAACAGTGGCGGCTGGTAAAAGTAAGGATACCTTTCAGGATGACATTAAGTTTTTATTAAAGCTATGGCAAAAGATAGAAAAAGAAAAAAAGTTAGGCTTTGCTCCCCGTATGATTTATACAGACTTCGATTTAGTAGACAGAACAATTCGAGATATATTTAATAAAGATATTGATCAATTTGTTGTGAATGATGAAGAAGAGTATAGAAATGCACTGGATTTAATAGATTTAATATCGCCTTCTTTAAAGAACAGGATAAAACTATACAAAGATGATATGGAGATTTTTCAAACCTATAATATTGAAACTCAACTTAAAAACGGAATTGCCAGAAAAATATGGTTAAAGAGTGGAGGATATATTGTTATTGATTCCACAGAAGCTTTGACAGTGATTGATGTTAATACCGGTAAATATGTAGGAACTACAGATCTAGAAAATACTGTATATAATACCAACATCGAAGCTGCAAAAGAAATAGGAAAGCAGTTAAGGTTAAGAGACATCGGAGGTATTATTATTGTAGATTTTATTGATATGACCAATCAAGATTACATTCAGCAAGTATTAGATGTACTACAACAAGCATTAAACAAAGACCGAACAAAAACCAAGGTTTTAGGCATTACTTCTTTAGGTTTAGTAGAAATTACAAGAAAGAAAGTTAGGCAGAAGCTTGAATCACTTTTACAGAAAAAATGTCCCTATTGCGAAGGTACGGGAAGGGTCTTTAATGAAGATGTTTTATTATATAAAATAGAAAAGGAAGTTAAAAGAATACATATCCATACCAATGCAGAGGCAATTATCTTTCAAGTAAGTCCTGAAGCATTTGATCAAATTTCTAACAGCTCATTTGTTATTAAAGAAATAGAAGAGATGCACAGTATAAAAGTATGGGTAATTCCTAATAAGGAAGTCCATCATAATGATTTAAATGTAAAAGCCATAGGAAGACTAGAAGTAATTGAAAAGATGGCAGGTGAAATGCAGGTGTAA
- a CDS encoding murein hydrolase activator EnvC family protein yields the protein MNTRKSNNQVQPIGIFHNRTNKNPVGLWDIDYGLWFKKTFIKLIICLTILLVIIIIKNINTRATNYIITKVDYRINKQFNLVDNYHWAKDSALQLIRKSDDIIPVFNFGGTSQTQFVSPMKGEIISFFEEEVEGRTVKTRGIVIQGEIGDEVIATQEGVVLEIGENQSSGNYIIIKHKGELLSVYKNLDQRIVSKNQKVVIGEIIGTSAGKLRFEVWQNKQPVDPLLFINLGIQSM from the coding sequence ATGAATACAAGAAAAAGTAATAACCAAGTCCAACCCATAGGAATTTTCCACAATAGAACAAACAAAAATCCTGTAGGTCTATGGGACATAGATTATGGGCTGTGGTTTAAAAAAACTTTCATAAAACTGATTATATGTCTCACGATATTGCTGGTGATCATAATTATAAAAAATATTAATACAAGAGCAACCAATTACATTATTACTAAAGTGGATTATAGAATAAATAAACAATTTAACTTAGTTGACAATTATCACTGGGCAAAGGATTCGGCATTACAGTTAATTAGAAAAAGTGATGATATTATCCCAGTCTTCAACTTCGGAGGAACATCTCAAACTCAATTTGTATCACCAATGAAGGGGGAGATCATCTCTTTTTTTGAAGAAGAAGTAGAGGGAAGAACAGTAAAAACTAGAGGTATTGTAATACAAGGAGAAATAGGGGATGAGGTTATTGCCACACAGGAGGGTGTGGTGTTAGAGATTGGCGAAAACCAGTCAAGTGGTAATTATATCATTATTAAACATAAGGGAGAATTGTTATCTGTGTATAAAAATTTAGACCAGAGAATAGTAAGTAAAAATCAGAAGGTTGTCATTGGAGAAATAATAGGTACAAGTGCAGGAAAATTACGATTTGAAGTGTGGCAAAACAAACAACCGGTGGACCCTTTGCTATTTATTAATCTTGGAATTCAAAGTATGTAG
- a CDS encoding TIGR03936 family radical SAM-associated protein → MHRIRSRFYKKGDMVFISHLDLIRLFERAFRRANIAISYTQGYNPHPIMSFATALAIGVASEGEYIDIEITEPMDLEDFANKLNKVLPEGLRIIKSQYIPKNADSLMSIIKYSIYSVKVIFSNQTTEEVLKEELKGFLNLEEIIDIKEKKRKNNYKKSNKSQVQRINIRDYIHDIEVIEVKENIAIIKMILATGSTGNLKPETVINKLDEMTKLDINKDKVRIHRHDLLTKINPAHLTPLDDIEI, encoded by the coding sequence ATGCATAGGATAAGATCAAGATTTTACAAAAAAGGAGATATGGTTTTTATTTCTCACTTGGATTTGATTCGTTTGTTTGAAAGGGCTTTTAGGAGAGCTAATATAGCTATATCTTATACACAAGGCTACAACCCCCACCCAATCATGTCCTTTGCTACTGCTTTAGCTATTGGGGTGGCTAGTGAGGGAGAATATATAGATATAGAAATTACAGAACCTATGGATCTAGAGGATTTTGCAAACAAACTAAACAAGGTTTTACCTGAGGGGTTAAGGATTATTAAAAGTCAGTACATCCCTAAAAATGCAGATTCATTGATGTCCATCATTAAATATTCTATCTATAGTGTTAAAGTAATTTTTTCAAACCAAACAACAGAAGAGGTATTAAAAGAGGAATTAAAAGGGTTTTTAAATTTAGAAGAAATTATAGATATAAAAGAGAAAAAACGTAAAAATAATTATAAAAAATCAAATAAAAGTCAAGTACAAAGAATAAATATTCGAGACTATATCCATGATATAGAAGTAATAGAGGTTAAAGAAAATATTGCAATTATAAAAATGATACTAGCAACTGGAAGCACAGGAAATTTAAAGCCTGAAACCGTAATAAATAAGCTGGATGAAATGACAAAGTTAGATATTAATAAGGATAAAGTAAGAATACACCGGCATGATTTATTAACAAAAATAAACCCAGCACACTTGACACCTCTAGATGATATAGAAATTTAA
- the mgsA gene encoding methylglyoxal synthase, whose translation MNIALIAHDMKKEMMVNFATAYEYILKDYNLFATGTTGKKIMEATSLEVHRFQSGPMGGDQQIGAEIANNRMDIIIFFRDPLTAQPHEPDIQALIRLCDVHMIPVATNIATAEILIRSLERGDLEWRKFVNKR comes from the coding sequence ATGAATATAGCACTTATAGCCCATGACATGAAAAAAGAAATGATGGTAAATTTTGCAACAGCCTATGAGTATATATTAAAGGATTATAATCTATTTGCTACTGGGACAACTGGGAAAAAAATTATGGAGGCTACCTCACTAGAAGTCCACAGATTTCAGTCAGGTCCTATGGGAGGAGACCAACAAATAGGTGCAGAAATCGCTAATAATAGAATGGATATTATTATCTTTTTTAGAGATCCTTTAACTGCTCAACCCCATGAGCCAGACATTCAAGCTCTTATAAGACTATGTGATGTACATATGATTCCTGTTGCTACAAATATTGCTACTGCAGAAATTTTAATTCGATCTCTAGAACGTGGAGATTTAGAATGGAGAAAATTTGTTAATAAAAGGTAA
- the minD gene encoding septum site-determining protein MinD: MGEVIVITSGKGGVGKTTTTANLGTGLSQLGYKVAVIDADIGLRNLDVVMGLENRIVYDLVDVVEGTCRLRQALIKDKRYEGLHLLPAAQTKDKNAISPEQMQKLTNNLIEMEGFDYVLVDCPAGIEQGFRNAIAGASRAIVVTTPEISAVRDADRIIGLLEASELRDPLLIINRIRIDMVKKGDMMNIEDMIDILAIDLLGVIPDDEAIVIATNKGEPAVTDNTSMAGQAYRNIAKRITGEQVPYMSMEATEGFVAKIRKIFGLAK; the protein is encoded by the coding sequence ATGGGAGAAGTAATTGTCATTACATCAGGGAAAGGTGGCGTTGGCAAAACAACAACTACAGCCAATTTAGGTACAGGCTTATCCCAATTGGGATACAAAGTAGCTGTTATTGATGCTGATATAGGTTTGAGGAACTTAGATGTTGTAATGGGGTTAGAAAACCGTATTGTTTATGATTTAGTAGATGTTGTAGAAGGGACGTGCAGATTAAGACAAGCTCTTATCAAAGATAAACGATATGAGGGATTACACTTATTACCTGCTGCACAAACTAAGGATAAAAATGCAATCTCTCCTGAACAAATGCAGAAGTTAACCAATAACTTAATAGAGATGGAGGGCTTTGATTATGTATTAGTAGATTGTCCAGCTGGGATTGAGCAAGGATTTAGAAATGCCATAGCTGGTGCTAGTAGGGCAATTGTTGTTACAACACCAGAAATATCAGCTGTTAGAGATGCCGATAGAATTATAGGCCTTCTAGAGGCTTCAGAATTAAGGGATCCCCTTTTAATTATTAACCGTATTAGGATAGATATGGTAAAAAAAGGAGATATGATGAATATCGAAGATATGATTGATATTTTAGCAATTGACTTATTAGGGGTAATTCCTGATGATGAAGCTATTGTCATAGCTACTAATAAAGGCGAACCAGCAGTTACTGATAATACTTCCATGGCTGGACAAGCCTATAGAAATATAGCTAAACGTATTACTGGTGAACAAGTGCCCTATATGAGTATGGAGGCTACTGAAGGATTTGTTGCAAAGATAAGAAAGATTTTTGGCTTAGCAAAATAA
- a CDS encoding penicillin-binding transpeptidase domain-containing protein — protein sequence MIFKKLKNRYNVIILTYILVFVVILFRLATIMIVQGEEYREQAENRIIKTIPLPAARGEIRDRYGRLLAGNRPSFTVQIMKNEVIDEKINEVSLKLINILEKNEDKYNDEFPIIFSEEGEYVFTYDLEIQNWKERNDLLKAGTAQEAFEMLRRRYGIEETDPGEVQQQLIRAMGTVPITISRQPFQFIEEMRKEQWLQSYNITDKELSAYEAFQIVRNNVYKIPEEYSDVEARKIMVVRELLRKQGYLQYQPVRIAQDLSEASVTEIEEKIMSLPGVNIAVEPVRYYPEDQRAAHVLGNLGKISQQNEIDKYVRELGYLPSDIIGKTGIEHSFEETLKGQDGSQRVVVDSRGRLIKVLEIEDPIPGDGVYLTLDANLQRVAEETLEEVLKTLQAGGTYEGRWGTDRLVSRWGPLDNATSGSVVVTDIKTGEVLAMANYPAYDPNLFATGISSADWNSLMPENERDPLAPRPLTNIATSTAIQPGSTFKMIVGLAGIEQGLSPNYRILDRGFIQVGGHSFGNWLWNQSRRTMGYQGLHEAIADSNNYYFYSVANGYDYGSGRYLPIKMNTDILTKYTKMFGLNDRTGIEIQVPRERSGGVPSIENKTRTIKAMLRRHLERQMKLDDLDDTKVEATEEVLKETIEQIVSWAEENPSRGEVYRRMVDLGIKEDRANIYTDICKYSYFTQARWSVADTMNFAIGQGEHSYTPLQMANYMAILANGGYRYNLSLVRKTQSYDGESITEFPPELVERIELKDYKNLDEVNYGMYLVNKTGSARSYFRDFPIDVAGKTGTAQRSGKIPPVDEIQYLKQHLRAWGVSEAAVEHKMAQLMEENKDNPRYEDESFVMREAIKALNPRANLDQFKRDYDNYAWYTGFAPYDDPQIAISVLIFQGGSGGYGAPIFREIVAEYMGLNTVVEQDGIMIENRLTP from the coding sequence ATGATTTTTAAAAAGCTAAAAAACAGATACAATGTTATTATATTAACATACATTTTGGTTTTTGTAGTTATTCTATTTAGATTAGCTACTATTATGATTGTTCAGGGTGAGGAATATAGGGAGCAGGCCGAGAACAGAATTATCAAAACTATACCATTGCCAGCTGCTAGGGGAGAGATAAGAGACCGTTACGGTAGACTATTAGCAGGAAACCGACCAAGCTTTACTGTCCAAATCATGAAAAATGAAGTAATTGATGAGAAAATAAATGAAGTATCACTTAAACTTATAAATATATTGGAAAAGAATGAAGATAAATACAATGATGAATTTCCTATCATCTTTAGTGAAGAAGGAGAGTATGTTTTTACCTATGATTTAGAAATTCAGAATTGGAAGGAAAGAAATGATCTGTTAAAAGCAGGAACTGCACAAGAAGCTTTTGAAATGCTACGAAGAAGATATGGTATAGAAGAAACTGACCCGGGAGAAGTTCAACAACAGTTAATTAGAGCAATGGGCACTGTACCTATTACCATAAGCAGACAACCATTTCAGTTCATTGAGGAAATGCGTAAGGAACAATGGTTGCAAAGCTATAACATTACAGATAAGGAACTCTCAGCCTACGAGGCTTTTCAAATTGTTAGAAATAACGTCTACAAGATTCCTGAGGAATATTCTGATGTAGAGGCTAGAAAGATTATGGTTGTTAGAGAACTCCTTAGAAAACAGGGCTATCTACAATACCAGCCTGTAAGAATTGCCCAAGACCTTTCAGAGGCTTCAGTAACAGAAATCGAAGAAAAAATCATGAGTCTTCCTGGGGTAAATATAGCTGTTGAGCCCGTACGGTATTACCCAGAAGACCAAAGGGCTGCTCATGTATTGGGTAATTTAGGAAAAATATCACAACAAAACGAAATTGATAAATATGTTAGAGAACTGGGCTATCTTCCAAGTGATATTATTGGTAAAACTGGAATAGAACATAGCTTTGAAGAAACTCTAAAGGGTCAGGACGGCTCTCAAAGGGTTGTTGTGGACTCCAGGGGAAGGCTTATAAAAGTATTGGAAATAGAAGATCCTATTCCTGGAGATGGGGTTTATTTAACCCTTGATGCCAATTTACAAAGAGTGGCAGAGGAAACCCTAGAGGAGGTTCTAAAAACCCTTCAAGCTGGAGGTACCTATGAAGGTCGTTGGGGAACCGATCGCCTCGTCAGCAGATGGGGACCTCTGGATAATGCCACCTCAGGTTCTGTAGTTGTTACTGATATAAAAACTGGAGAGGTTTTAGCTATGGCTAATTATCCTGCCTATGATCCCAACCTGTTTGCCACAGGGATAAGTAGTGCAGACTGGAATAGTCTTATGCCAGAAAATGAAAGGGACCCCTTAGCTCCAAGACCTCTTACTAATATTGCAACAAGCACAGCTATACAACCTGGTTCAACCTTTAAAATGATTGTAGGTTTAGCTGGTATAGAACAGGGTTTAAGTCCAAACTATAGAATATTAGATAGGGGTTTTATTCAAGTAGGAGGTCATAGCTTTGGTAACTGGTTATGGAATCAAAGTCGTCGAACAATGGGTTATCAAGGTCTCCATGAAGCTATTGCTGATTCTAATAATTATTATTTCTACTCAGTAGCCAATGGATATGATTATGGATCTGGAAGATACTTACCGATTAAAATGAATACCGATATTCTCACAAAATACACAAAAATGTTTGGATTAAATGATAGAACCGGAATAGAAATTCAAGTGCCTAGGGAAAGATCTGGGGGTGTCCCTAGCATAGAAAATAAAACCAGAACAATTAAAGCTATGCTAAGACGGCACCTCGAAAGACAGATGAAGTTGGATGATCTTGATGATACCAAAGTGGAGGCGACAGAAGAAGTATTGAAAGAAACTATTGAACAAATTGTCAGTTGGGCAGAGGAAAATCCTTCTAGAGGTGAGGTTTATAGAAGAATGGTGGATTTAGGCATCAAGGAAGATAGGGCCAATATTTACACAGATATTTGTAAATACAGCTACTTTACTCAAGCTAGATGGAGTGTAGCTGACACCATGAACTTCGCTATTGGCCAAGGAGAGCATTCCTACACCCCCCTCCAGATGGCGAATTATATGGCTATATTAGCTAACGGAGGCTATAGGTATAATTTAAGCTTAGTAAGAAAGACCCAAAGCTATGACGGGGAAAGTATAACAGAGTTTCCTCCAGAGCTAGTAGAGCGTATTGAATTAAAAGACTATAAAAACTTAGATGAAGTGAACTATGGTATGTATTTAGTTAACAAAACAGGGTCGGCTAGAAGTTATTTTAGAGACTTCCCTATTGATGTAGCTGGGAAGACAGGAACAGCCCAAAGATCAGGTAAAATCCCTCCTGTTGATGAAATACAATATTTAAAGCAGCATTTAAGAGCTTGGGGGGTATCAGAAGCAGCAGTAGAGCATAAAATGGCTCAATTGATGGAAGAAAACAAAGACAATCCCAGATATGAGGACGAAAGCTTTGTTATGAGAGAAGCCATTAAAGCCCTTAATCCTAGAGCTAATTTGGATCAATTTAAAAGGGATTACGACAACTATGCATGGTATACAGGCTTTGCTCCCTATGACGATCCCCAGATAGCTATATCAGTCCTTATTTTCCAAGGGGGATCTGGAGGATATGGTGCCCCCATATTTAGAGAAATAGTTGCTGAATACATGGGATTAAATACAGTAGTAGAGCAAGATGGAATAATGATAGAAAACAGGTTAACTCCCTAG
- the minC gene encoding septum site-determining protein MinC has product MAEENAIEFKGTKQGLFVCIKPNYDFETIRQHLINKLEKAQTFFKGAKIFEIRCELLTTEEKEELENIMTTRYKMDVVKEKEVDSSNKTSNEVFEGIMEGKTKFIKGTLRSGQKIDYEGNLVIIGDVNPGAQVTAKGNIIVMGSLRGIAHAGSNGNEEACVAAIYLDPTQLRIANIITRAPDGKYEKPKNPELARIKENSIYIEPYLNNKVNK; this is encoded by the coding sequence ATGGCTGAAGAAAACGCAATTGAATTTAAAGGAACAAAACAGGGACTTTTTGTTTGTATCAAACCAAATTATGATTTTGAAACAATTCGACAGCATCTAATAAATAAGCTGGAAAAGGCACAAACTTTTTTTAAGGGTGCTAAAATCTTTGAAATTCGTTGTGAACTCTTAACAACTGAAGAAAAAGAAGAACTAGAAAATATTATGACTACTAGATATAAGATGGATGTCGTCAAGGAAAAAGAGGTGGACAGTAGTAATAAAACAAGCAATGAAGTTTTTGAGGGTATAATGGAAGGAAAAACGAAGTTTATAAAAGGGACCTTAAGATCAGGACAAAAAATTGATTATGAAGGAAATTTAGTGATTATAGGGGATGTTAATCCTGGTGCCCAGGTTACTGCTAAAGGCAATATTATTGTTATGGGAAGCCTTAGGGGAATAGCCCATGCGGGTTCTAATGGCAATGAGGAGGCTTGTGTAGCAGCTATATACTTAGACCCCACTCAATTAAGAATTGCAAACATTATAACCAGAGCTCCTGATGGTAAATACGAAAAACCAAAGAATCCAGAATTAGCACGTATTAAAGAAAATAGTATATATATTGAACCTTACTTAAACAATAAAGTAAACAAATAG
- a CDS encoding TIGR03960 family B12-binding radical SAM protein: MNAVNIEDLLYKVEKPARYLGNELNSIHKSIDNGTIRYGFCFPDIYEVGMSHLGMQIMYHLLNTIDDVYCERVFAPAVDMEEEMRSNNIPLFALESRQPIKGFDFLGFTLQYELSYSNILNMLHLAGVPVFSKDRTEDHPLVILGGPCAYNPEPIADFADIIVLGEGEEVQIEVLDIYRKFKKEGYVKANFLEEVAKISGVYVPSLYEVTYKEDGRIQSFIPKIQGIPSKIKKRIIKNLDDVFYPETMIVPYLNVVHDRVVLEIFRGCTRGCRFCQAGMVYRPIRERSVERLRNLAENLLTSTGYEEISLASLSTSDYSSLHDFVTHLIEKYSSDKIGISLPSLRLDSFSLQLIKEIQKVRKTGLTFAPEAGSQRLRDVINKGLVEEDLMTAAGQAFQSGWSSVKLYFMLGLPTETLEDLTGIKDLAYKVVDLYYETPKDQRGRGLNVTVSTSTFVPKPFTPFQWEPQITLEEIDKRQKFLREQIHRKNITYNYHDAKTSFLEAVFARGDRRLSRVIALAVEEGCRFDGWMEHFDYNKWMEIFKKVDIDPAFYANRQRDYDEILPWDHIDVGVTKAFLMKENEKAKNGELTQDCRTSCSGCGINQDFVGGIC; the protein is encoded by the coding sequence ATGAATGCTGTTAATATTGAAGATTTACTGTACAAAGTTGAAAAACCTGCAAGATACTTAGGAAACGAGTTAAATAGTATACATAAATCAATTGATAATGGAACAATACGCTATGGATTTTGTTTCCCAGATATTTATGAGGTTGGCATGAGTCACTTAGGTATGCAAATTATGTATCATCTATTAAATACAATAGACGATGTTTATTGTGAAAGAGTTTTTGCACCTGCAGTAGATATGGAAGAGGAAATGAGAAGTAACAACATTCCTCTTTTTGCTCTAGAAAGTAGACAACCTATTAAAGGTTTTGATTTTTTAGGCTTTACCCTACAATATGAACTAAGCTACAGTAACATTTTAAATATGCTACATTTAGCAGGAGTTCCAGTATTTAGTAAAGACCGTACTGAAGACCATCCTCTTGTTATACTAGGAGGACCTTGTGCCTACAACCCTGAACCTATTGCAGATTTTGCTGACATTATAGTGCTAGGAGAAGGGGAAGAAGTACAAATAGAAGTATTAGATATTTATAGAAAATTTAAAAAGGAAGGTTATGTAAAAGCAAACTTCTTAGAAGAAGTTGCTAAAATATCTGGGGTATATGTACCTAGTCTATATGAAGTGACCTATAAAGAAGATGGGAGGATTCAATCCTTTATCCCTAAGATTCAAGGGATACCTTCAAAAATAAAGAAAAGAATCATCAAAAACCTAGATGATGTATTTTATCCAGAAACAATGATAGTACCTTACTTAAACGTGGTACATGATCGGGTAGTGCTAGAAATATTCAGAGGCTGTACAAGAGGATGTAGATTTTGTCAAGCTGGTATGGTTTATAGACCGATCCGTGAACGGTCAGTAGAACGTTTAAGGAATTTAGCAGAAAACCTATTAACCTCAACTGGTTATGAAGAAATTTCATTAGCTTCCTTAAGCACCAGTGATTATTCAAGCTTACATGATTTTGTAACTCATTTAATAGAAAAGTATAGTAGTGATAAAATAGGTATATCCTTACCATCCTTAAGATTAGATAGCTTTTCTCTACAACTCATTAAAGAGATACAAAAAGTAAGAAAAACAGGCCTAACCTTTGCACCGGAAGCTGGAAGCCAACGATTAAGAGATGTTATTAATAAAGGGCTGGTAGAAGAGGATTTAATGACGGCCGCTGGTCAAGCCTTTCAGTCAGGATGGAGCAGTGTAAAGCTGTATTTTATGCTAGGATTACCAACAGAGACACTAGAAGATTTAACCGGGATTAAGGACTTGGCCTATAAAGTAGTAGACCTATATTATGAAACCCCTAAAGACCAAAGGGGGAGGGGTTTAAATGTTACTGTTAGCACCTCGACCTTTGTTCCAAAGCCATTTACACCATTTCAATGGGAACCTCAGATTACACTAGAAGAAATTGATAAGAGACAGAAATTTCTAAGAGAACAAATACATCGGAAAAACATAACCTATAATTATCATGATGCAAAAACCAGCTTTTTAGAAGCAGTCTTTGCTAGGGGTGATAGAAGATTGTCCAGGGTTATAGCATTAGCTGTGGAGGAGGGCTGTAGGTTTGATGGATGGATGGAGCATTTTGATTATAATAAGTGGATGGAGATCTTTAAAAAGGTCGATATCGATCCTGCCTTTTATGCCAATAGACAGAGGGACTATGATGAAATTCTACCGTGGGATCATATAGATGTAGGAGTAACTAAAGCGTTTCTTATGAAGGAGAATGAAAAAGCTAAAAATGGTGAATTAACGCAGGATTGTAGAACCAGCTGTTCAGGATGTGGCATCAATCAAGATTTTGTAGGAGGAATTTGTTAA
- the minE gene encoding cell division topological specificity factor MinE produces the protein MDFLKFFNKDNGTSKNVAKERLKLVLVHDRTNCSPHFLDMVKGDIIKIISDYVEIDEEGFEVTLTKTKRDNDDTMMPALIANIPIKKMKEKSRG, from the coding sequence ATGGATTTTTTAAAGTTTTTTAACAAAGACAATGGAACAAGCAAAAATGTTGCTAAAGAACGGTTAAAGCTAGTATTGGTGCACGATAGAACGAATTGCTCTCCTCACTTTCTGGATATGGTCAAGGGAGATATTATTAAAATTATATCTGACTATGTTGAGATTGATGAAGAAGGATTTGAGGTTACATTGACAAAAACAAAAAGAGATAATGATGACACCATGATGCCAGCATTAATAGCAAACATTCCAATTAAAAAAATGAAAGAAAAAAGTCGGGGATAA